One Tenebrio molitor chromosome 2, icTenMoli1.1, whole genome shotgun sequence genomic region harbors:
- the atos gene encoding atos homolog protein A isoform X1, producing MCACYCITTTKRYFPAFRSEMHSASFDTDISGKDGGEVLVAIAALVTEGRIPGKLSSKTKGFYEGPHCPLNKAAKEHKCDLTDLLCSSFENVRSEVLDLWKKNIPVCLEVLLTCSCKNDIRIKSSETYDDDFLLEKWYFSINHRRSAEPLFFNFVQLMNAIRSQLYFSQLTAWLTVQEDDSPVQITNRNLRYRLTLPGETFESTQFTLAAVKHEFPLTDVGNGFTATVSFLSLPRMATLPGFTCQKCVPKPAAKIREKNGLVDDRMHTVCTMKGKHRCEDFEDVDIKSSKAAFKRFCQNGKKEHPSTSRPKLSVDIHKANSYCLQEWPRSFLQTQIEKNLMNSHKNDLKVVQDKGKLLLDAIERSALKSTKERRARDGDRRCDENCVQNGQKYESDTGSCDMSESDISSIRAKSKYDVAIDNCDSIIPKLRHKKDAASIEHAIITRGIKSKLTLEDDVDKSRDKSEAKSEVEIPTALEQAKFRKDLDNAASMVFHSRTGLPLTSSPAPVRRGKTCFDFDSTINSVSAIKSALFPTSFSTDEDSESDGSVVSPCSPETNAAPKREPAPVKYRRKGHAANLLGSFEESVLNGRLEPVSTVHGFTAELGASGSFVPKHLVVPVTVFFYTLGDNDKVSSPYLSHINLGKKGYNVPKSGTVQVTLFNPLGTVVKMFVIMYDLSDMPPNSQTFIRQRTLYMPTNCKEEDVEWGPKWLRYLIHLRFISSKSGKVYLHSDIRMIIFRKSDMDTATAHDIDMSYELRSFTHMPVNPRFSPRK from the exons ATGTGTGCCTGTTATTGTATAACTACAacaaaacgttatttccctgcCTTCAGGAGTGAG atgCATAGCGCGAGTTTCGACACCGACATCAGCGGCAAAGACGGGGGCGAGGTCTTGGTGGCCATCGCGGCCTTGGTGACCGAAGGGAGGATACCCGGGAAGCTGAGCAGCAAGACGAAGGGCTTCTACGAGGGGCCCCACTGCCCTCTGAACAAGGCGGCGAAAGAGCACAAGTGCGACCTGACAGACCTGCTG TGCTCCTCTTTCGAAAACGTCCGGTCCGAGGTCCTCGACCTGTGGAAGAAGAACATTCCCGTCTGTTTGGAAGTGCTTTTGACTTGTTCTTGTAAAAATGACATTCGTATCAAATCATCCGAGACGTACGACGACGACTTTCTCTTGGAAAAGTGGTATTTCAGCATCAACCATCGAAG AAGTGCCGAACCgctgtttttcaattttgtccAACTGATGAACGCCATCCGGTCCCAACTGTACTTCTCCCAGCTGACGGCGTGGCTGACGGTCCAGGAGGACGACAGCCCCGTCCAGATCACCAACAGGAACCTACGCTACCGCCTCACACTGCCGGGGGAGACGTTCGAGTCGACCCAGTTCACTCTGGCCGCCGTCAAGCACGAATTCCCGCTGACCGACGTCGGGAACGGTTTCACCGCCACCGTGTCGTTCTTGAGTCTGCCGAGGATGGCGACGCTGCCGGGGTTCACGTGTCAGAAGTGCGTGCCGAAGCCGGCGGCCAAGATCAGGGAGAAGAATGGGCTGGTGGACGATCGCATGCATACTGTGTGCACCATGAAGGGGAAACACCGATGCGAGGATTTCGAGGATGTGGACATCAAGAGCAGCAAGGCGGCGTTCAAGAGGTTCTGTCAGAACGGGAAGAAGGAGCATCCATCCACCTCCAG GCCGAAGCTGAGCGTGGACATCCACAAGGCGAACTCGTACTGCTTGCAAGAGTGGCCGCGCAGCTTCCTGCAGACGCAGATCGAGAAGAACCTGATGAACAGCCATAAAAATGATCTCAAAGTAGTGCAAGACAAGGGCAAGCTCCTGCTGGACGCGATCGAGCGGAGCGCTTTGAAGAGTACAAAAGAGCGACGTGCGAGAGATGGTGATAGAAGATGTGATGAAAATTGTGTTCAAAATGGGCAAAAGTATGAAAGTGATACCGGATCATGTGATATGAGCGAAAGTGATATTTCTAGTATTAGGGCTAAAAGCAAATATGACGTAGCTATAGATAATTGTGATAGCATAATTCCGAAATTGAGACACAAAAAAGATGCGGCCAGCATCGAGCACGCAATAATAACCAGAGGAATCAAGAGCAAGCTGACGCTCGAGGATGACGTCGACAAATCCCGCGACAAGTCGGAGGCGAAGAGCGAAGTGGAGATACCGACCGCTCTCGAGCAGGCCAAGTTCCGGAAGGACCTGGACAACGCGGCCTCGATGGTGTTCCACTCCAGGACCGGGCTGCCGCTGACCAGCAGCCCCGCGCCCGTGCGCAGAGGCAAGACGTGCTTCGACTTCGACTCGACCATCAATTCGGTCTCCGCAATCAAAAG CGCCTTATTCCCGACCAGTTTTTCCACGGATGAGGACAGCGAAAGCGACGGCAGCGTCGTTTCGCCCTGCAGCCCTGAAACTAACGCCGCCCCGAAAAGGGAGCCGGCGCCCGTCAAGTACAGGAGAAAAGGGCACGCGGCGAACTTGCTAG GAAGTTTCGAAGAGTCGGTATTAAACGGCCGTCTTGAACCAGTGTCAACCGTCCATGGCTTCACCGCTGAACTAGGGGCCAGTGGTTCTTTCGTTCCTAAACATCTCGTTGTTCCTGtaactgtatttttttacaCGCTGGGTGATAACGACAAAGTTTCATCTCCATACCTG AGCCACATTAATCTAGGCAAGAAGGGCTACAACGTGCCCAAGTCTGGGACCGTCCAGGTCACCCTGTTCAACCCTCTGGGGACGGTGGTGAAGATGTTCGTCATCATGTACGACCTGAGCGACATGCCGCCCAACTCGCAAACCTTCATCCGCCAGAGGACGCTCTACATGCCGACCAACTGCAAGGAGGAGGACGTCGAGTGGGGGCCCAAGTGGCTGCGCTACCTCATCCATCTGCG GTTCATCAGCTCCAAGTCCGGCAAGGTCTATCTCCACAGCGACATCCGCATGATCATCTTCCGCAAGAGCGATATGGACACCGCCACGGCGCACGACATTGACATGAGCTACGAGCTGCGCAGCTTCACGCACATGCCGGTCAACCCTAGATTCTCACCCCGGAAGTAA
- the atos gene encoding atos homolog protein A isoform X2, which yields MHSASFDTDISGKDGGEVLVAIAALVTEGRIPGKLSSKTKGFYEGPHCPLNKAAKEHKCDLTDLLCSSFENVRSEVLDLWKKNIPVCLEVLLTCSCKNDIRIKSSETYDDDFLLEKWYFSINHRRSAEPLFFNFVQLMNAIRSQLYFSQLTAWLTVQEDDSPVQITNRNLRYRLTLPGETFESTQFTLAAVKHEFPLTDVGNGFTATVSFLSLPRMATLPGFTCQKCVPKPAAKIREKNGLVDDRMHTVCTMKGKHRCEDFEDVDIKSSKAAFKRFCQNGKKEHPSTSRPKLSVDIHKANSYCLQEWPRSFLQTQIEKNLMNSHKNDLKVVQDKGKLLLDAIERSALKSTKERRARDGDRRCDENCVQNGQKYESDTGSCDMSESDISSIRAKSKYDVAIDNCDSIIPKLRHKKDAASIEHAIITRGIKSKLTLEDDVDKSRDKSEAKSEVEIPTALEQAKFRKDLDNAASMVFHSRTGLPLTSSPAPVRRGKTCFDFDSTINSVSAIKSALFPTSFSTDEDSESDGSVVSPCSPETNAAPKREPAPVKYRRKGHAANLLGSFEESVLNGRLEPVSTVHGFTAELGASGSFVPKHLVVPVTVFFYTLGDNDKVSSPYLSHINLGKKGYNVPKSGTVQVTLFNPLGTVVKMFVIMYDLSDMPPNSQTFIRQRTLYMPTNCKEEDVEWGPKWLRYLIHLRFISSKSGKVYLHSDIRMIIFRKSDMDTATAHDIDMSYELRSFTHMPVNPRFSPRK from the exons atgCATAGCGCGAGTTTCGACACCGACATCAGCGGCAAAGACGGGGGCGAGGTCTTGGTGGCCATCGCGGCCTTGGTGACCGAAGGGAGGATACCCGGGAAGCTGAGCAGCAAGACGAAGGGCTTCTACGAGGGGCCCCACTGCCCTCTGAACAAGGCGGCGAAAGAGCACAAGTGCGACCTGACAGACCTGCTG TGCTCCTCTTTCGAAAACGTCCGGTCCGAGGTCCTCGACCTGTGGAAGAAGAACATTCCCGTCTGTTTGGAAGTGCTTTTGACTTGTTCTTGTAAAAATGACATTCGTATCAAATCATCCGAGACGTACGACGACGACTTTCTCTTGGAAAAGTGGTATTTCAGCATCAACCATCGAAG AAGTGCCGAACCgctgtttttcaattttgtccAACTGATGAACGCCATCCGGTCCCAACTGTACTTCTCCCAGCTGACGGCGTGGCTGACGGTCCAGGAGGACGACAGCCCCGTCCAGATCACCAACAGGAACCTACGCTACCGCCTCACACTGCCGGGGGAGACGTTCGAGTCGACCCAGTTCACTCTGGCCGCCGTCAAGCACGAATTCCCGCTGACCGACGTCGGGAACGGTTTCACCGCCACCGTGTCGTTCTTGAGTCTGCCGAGGATGGCGACGCTGCCGGGGTTCACGTGTCAGAAGTGCGTGCCGAAGCCGGCGGCCAAGATCAGGGAGAAGAATGGGCTGGTGGACGATCGCATGCATACTGTGTGCACCATGAAGGGGAAACACCGATGCGAGGATTTCGAGGATGTGGACATCAAGAGCAGCAAGGCGGCGTTCAAGAGGTTCTGTCAGAACGGGAAGAAGGAGCATCCATCCACCTCCAG GCCGAAGCTGAGCGTGGACATCCACAAGGCGAACTCGTACTGCTTGCAAGAGTGGCCGCGCAGCTTCCTGCAGACGCAGATCGAGAAGAACCTGATGAACAGCCATAAAAATGATCTCAAAGTAGTGCAAGACAAGGGCAAGCTCCTGCTGGACGCGATCGAGCGGAGCGCTTTGAAGAGTACAAAAGAGCGACGTGCGAGAGATGGTGATAGAAGATGTGATGAAAATTGTGTTCAAAATGGGCAAAAGTATGAAAGTGATACCGGATCATGTGATATGAGCGAAAGTGATATTTCTAGTATTAGGGCTAAAAGCAAATATGACGTAGCTATAGATAATTGTGATAGCATAATTCCGAAATTGAGACACAAAAAAGATGCGGCCAGCATCGAGCACGCAATAATAACCAGAGGAATCAAGAGCAAGCTGACGCTCGAGGATGACGTCGACAAATCCCGCGACAAGTCGGAGGCGAAGAGCGAAGTGGAGATACCGACCGCTCTCGAGCAGGCCAAGTTCCGGAAGGACCTGGACAACGCGGCCTCGATGGTGTTCCACTCCAGGACCGGGCTGCCGCTGACCAGCAGCCCCGCGCCCGTGCGCAGAGGCAAGACGTGCTTCGACTTCGACTCGACCATCAATTCGGTCTCCGCAATCAAAAG CGCCTTATTCCCGACCAGTTTTTCCACGGATGAGGACAGCGAAAGCGACGGCAGCGTCGTTTCGCCCTGCAGCCCTGAAACTAACGCCGCCCCGAAAAGGGAGCCGGCGCCCGTCAAGTACAGGAGAAAAGGGCACGCGGCGAACTTGCTAG GAAGTTTCGAAGAGTCGGTATTAAACGGCCGTCTTGAACCAGTGTCAACCGTCCATGGCTTCACCGCTGAACTAGGGGCCAGTGGTTCTTTCGTTCCTAAACATCTCGTTGTTCCTGtaactgtatttttttacaCGCTGGGTGATAACGACAAAGTTTCATCTCCATACCTG AGCCACATTAATCTAGGCAAGAAGGGCTACAACGTGCCCAAGTCTGGGACCGTCCAGGTCACCCTGTTCAACCCTCTGGGGACGGTGGTGAAGATGTTCGTCATCATGTACGACCTGAGCGACATGCCGCCCAACTCGCAAACCTTCATCCGCCAGAGGACGCTCTACATGCCGACCAACTGCAAGGAGGAGGACGTCGAGTGGGGGCCCAAGTGGCTGCGCTACCTCATCCATCTGCG GTTCATCAGCTCCAAGTCCGGCAAGGTCTATCTCCACAGCGACATCCGCATGATCATCTTCCGCAAGAGCGATATGGACACCGCCACGGCGCACGACATTGACATGAGCTACGAGCTGCGCAGCTTCACGCACATGCCGGTCAACCCTAGATTCTCACCCCGGAAGTAA
- the LOC138123945 gene encoding proteasome assembly chaperone 4 has product MSEGAEKASGDGGNTIEYITSNFSLHQFNAAINDRKIIYQVLKMSDSVLVFINDKRNMQLSSMFVSLLNRYDNLPIGTRLFGDFMEEDVSKSMALRMSKKLNKTVYISCNVGEDRTLLPLVEKRIYEEVKDKPEVF; this is encoded by the coding sequence ATGTCGGAAGGAGCGGAGAAGGCGAGTGGTGACGGTGGTAACACGATCGagtacataacctcaaacttttcGCTGCACCAATTTAACGCTGCGATCAACGATCGGAAAATAATCTATCAAGTGCTGAAGATGTCGGACTCTGTGCTTGTATTTATCAACGACAAGCGCAATATGCAGCTCAGTAGCATGTTCGTGTCGTTGCTGAACCGGTACGACAATTTGCCGATTGGGACGCGACTGTTCGGGGACTTCATGGAGGAGGATGTGTCGAAGAGTATGGCTCTGAGGATGTCGAAGAAGCTCAACAAGACTGTCTACATAAGTTGTAACGTGGGGGAAGACAGGACGTTGTTGCCCCTCGTCGAGAAGCGAATTTATGAAGAGGTGAAGGACAAGCCGGAGGTGTTTTAG
- the LOC138123942 gene encoding uncharacterized protein isoform X2 encodes MRCYGILTVVVLFYSLLHNSLGDSNYFLKAAKNVPRIGRSNSKNTNIDEMGKFFMKASKSVPRIGRRNENLDYGQTVDKRDQLPGWADIADRFEYEPELFTSPEILDHLEMGDDPSAYDWDKVRAKRDNKKHPRFQYLM; translated from the exons ATGCGTTGTTACGGCATCTTAACAGTAGTGGTCCTCTTTTACAGCTTGCTGCACAACAGCCTCGGCGACAGCAACTACTTCCTGAAGGCCGCCAAAAATGTCCCCCGAATTGGACGCAGCAACTCCAAAAACACCAACATCGACGAGATGGGAAAGTTCTTCATGAAAGCATCGAAATCCGTCCCGCGAATAGGTCGCCGCAACGAG AACCTGGACTACGGACAAACTGTTGACAAGAGGGACCAAC TGCCGGGGTGGGCCGACATAGCCGACCGATTCGAGTACGAACCAGAACTGTTTACATCCCCCGAGATCCTGGATCATCTGGAAATGGGGGATGATCCTTCGGCGTACGATTGGGACAAAGTGCGGGCCAAACGGGACAACAAGAAACACCCCAGATTCCAGTATTTAATGTAA
- the LOC138123942 gene encoding uncharacterized protein isoform X1: MFPKMFILPLLLLAAFDGISALPKTVKSGQEAAEEAYNNFVSLTNENAKTTEDFLNAQFMTKVADLKNMEQSAIKGLNGKINEMESYVLQINASTQNIDNSKCLGSYYLRRFEDFGSKLAQRARNCSILTEAALDSLKNVFLSDVRLQQKDLLGCYSRSLEECKSFAKDDSCYDFFITQVEAAQANVETDFGLIRAHIATKVIAFKLPCSDLIELGASIYPDYVFQTITQCLETDIRNSRPYTCPYNYPEN; the protein is encoded by the exons atgtttccaaaaatgttcatcttgcctcttcttcttcttgcTGCTTTTGAC GGAATCTCAGCCTTGCCCAAAACCGTGAAGAGTGGACAAGAAGCTGCCGAAGAAGCGTACAACAATTTCGTAAGCTTGACCAATGAAAATGCCAAAACTACGGAAGATTTTCTTAATGCTCAATTTATGACGAAAGTTGCTGACCTCAAAAATATGGAACAATCCGCAATTAAAGGCCTCAACggtaaaattaatgaaatggaATCGTATGTGCTACAAATCAACGCAAGTACGCAGAATATCGACAATTCCAAATGTTTGGGGAGTTACTACTTAAGGCGCTTTGAAGATTTCGGAAGCAAATTGGCCCAACGGGCGAGAAACTGTTCGATTTTGACGGAAGCGGCGCTCGACAGTctcaaaaatgtgtttttgtcggACGTGCGTTTGCAACAGAAAGATCTTCTGGGGTGCTACTCCAGGAGTCTGGAGGAGTGTAAATCCTTCGCCAAAGATGACAGTTGCTATGATTTCTTCATAACGCAGGTGGAAGCGGCACAAGCTAATGTCGAGACTGATTTTGGATTGATTCGTGCCCACATTGCGACCAAAGTTATTGCTTTCAAGCTGCCCTGTTCGGATTTGATAGAGCTTGGGGCTTCGATCTATCCAGACTACGTTTTTCAGACCATCACACAATGTCTTGAAACCGATATAAGAAACAGTCGACCGTATACTTGTCCTTACAACTATCCAGAGAACTAA
- the LOC138123943 gene encoding uncharacterized protein — translation MVAKQFLSVVILGLAVCQVSGSTIKDAELALKQLDDLTLVVQGYIHTLSDYQVYLFHGTVDRMVNATKQDIDTQINEILSKITSLSENVESTGTNADVCLGTAQSDLEEFSNDLKNRLMECSGSMIRTGNDHLDSTWNRIWYEYDIDYQCSKMSFVQCSQYETEGCVDEVLSTINKATISLSKASQVLKADTSNQIPGMNFPCRQMILQELGIYPSLILTFVQTCLDSAIAGIYSFTC, via the exons ATGGTGGCGAAGCAATTCCTCTCTGTGGTAATTCTTGGCTTGGCTGTTTGTCAG GTTTCAGGAAGCACGATCAAAGATGCTGAATTGGCGCTGAAGCAACTGGACGACCTCACCCTTGTAGTCCAGGGTTACATACATACCCTCTCGGACTATCAAGTTTATCTGTTCCATGGTACAGTGGACCGAATGGTTAACGCCACCAAGCAAGACATCGACACTCAGATTAATGAGATCCTCTCAAAAATCACCAGTCTGAGTGAGAACGTTGAGTCGACAGGTACAAACGCCGACGTATGTTTGGGCACAGCCCAAAGCGATTTGGAAGAGTTTTCCAACGACCTAAAGAACAGACTGATGGAATGTTCTGGTAGCATGATAAGGACAGGGAACGACCATTTGGACTCGACGTGGAACAGAATCTGGTACGAGTACGACATCGACTATCAATGCAGCAAGATGAGTTTCGTTCAGTGCAGTCAGTACGAGACCGAAGGTTGCGTTGATGAGGTGTTGAGTACTATAAATAAAGCTACAATTAGCCTAAGCAAAGCGTCTCAAGTGTTGAAAGCAGATACGTCCAATCAAATACCTGgaatgaattttccttgtcGACAGATGATCCTACAAGAATTGGGTATTTATCCGTCGTTGATTCTGACTTTTGTGCAGACGTGTCTGGATAGTGCCATAGCGGGGATCTATTCTTTTACATGTTAA